In Methanoculleus sp. 7T, one genomic interval encodes:
- a CDS encoding DUF4258 domain-containing protein — protein sequence MFERNVSTDDLFLVIRTGEIIESYPEDEPCPSLLML from the coding sequence ATGTTTGAGCGCAACGTCTCCACCGATGATCTCTTTCTCGTGATCAGGACCGGCGAGATTATCGAGTCATATCCTGAAGATGAGCCCTGCCCCTCCCTGCTCATGCTCG